From a single Andrena cerasifolii isolate SP2316 chromosome 8, iyAndCera1_principal, whole genome shotgun sequence genomic region:
- the Osp gene encoding myosin phosphatase Rho interacting protein outspread isoform X4 — protein MSGGTAGVRGTGAECRKFAPNIFNKSKCSSCFKQKEEHSAEALECNRATRKISKCGYLFVAPGWDFSNPLNRTKRWQRRWFVLYDDGELTYSVDEHPETVPQARIDMTRVLEVAAAEDITGHPYSLAITSPEGVTFVKGTCREETRWWADVLQVYSRNKGRHKRNATFPGGQTTILQVTPTIRSNTPNPPRPRFNSCRSEPRGSAWIPETSVSTDLCPSVFSSSPSLVTSNVTTTSSATSMSNGSAEASNVSPLRTSTPLENGGSSYLPPVPSTSSMNGGVVSTVYSITSTTMSTTSSLTEKPPVVPSEGRSSYRDQPASSASPPTRDKLRAEDKARRRMNQHGERASIGTGTACTTEKLDDDACRRILLEHEREREGKLRDIAASLTQPRVRRIKPRTSEPTRDVVDAANAAYQDKLIRGDPDGCGLDISGIRYSPTSELRVDLPAEDLLNIKKGWLMKQGLNKEWNKHWFVLRGCGLMYYRDPCAEDKGIMDGVIDLNTVTAVTPLQVARNYGFQTVAWDERGSTVLSAVTAGIRASWMSAIRRAANLPDPDSNADSLTICQDGQQDNTPQSPTASITDRERDSVVPSTSVTPRSVLFSSDEEYRTASEGGRRESGDWSEVPVSPPLVRNGDWSGALKGSSWSDSANHEWSELPPSPPLTRTALSRVKARSRSSSRSRVYKRSRSSPPSSRRSTLDSVRSEDLMMACCELGEDEEQPNGHMQSNESPLIVELLENQVSLLRDQLDQNNQSHPSTLLVIIERQENEIESLKSQLNAARADVANVEKELSRLRQQKVEASIREKQVDELLNTIQRTEQQRDKDLEDLEKMKKMYTRDKEMLECKLLETEAILRETSERCEMLTKELASSHRTVEHLQTEIASLSDRLSQGIEENERLYSKVRELEEKGGLSSSRERGRSFDSLSDLTNIELDLDLNSLDKERIVEEYDELRSRFEKAILEIRAMRKELREAHAMQDALELEMFAHKQDAASVSETNQAQAQLMAARIQDLTNKLAASEKQVRTLKQKLTKAETRDKRRSLSLKGRESFQISQEMEDKLLDLENKICAIERGKSIAATVSTGSSSKESSPNPKKEKRRESKNLDRTRLRRKSLDSATSSEPMKVLIRLSTLETKVANVTENMASDAEKDSSECSEVSASSTSEVSLEIIARLRKLERVVSKSKRRLEKCLGSTQAEDKAEKCLREVNDILDSCLECKRSQAGAQVTESVGVVVSRLEAILKDKLSELAARRQTLAQNGQLDDREKMRLIAERVAFEFVVLRQIKCAIGRTFERSAVLGELVETSQLASSLTRKIHGTKPKTYQNTSYIQYLTKVLANKLVLVGGVTTTDTSKEVAAARGETLSFLLQKQREVNEIVRRYKETKLRQLAEALAAETLSMSEQEDLGKQLSNSSKKLLEDRRIREAWALAQETVSKELVQAEVSHVIMRCGQMYEQNVTSITDACLSFESAENVTLESWIDSAQARLRQEMELSTRELSEAYEECLRLMKKNKTTVESKYESRQLLTDYADVIAHKALIDARLGLLQENTRQLTTIPGETFVSSLIRNDDVLSCLLGEDCEFQSSPILDAEYSYLYQQFSKECEERIAGKRGSKEQLKSVSQSLFYLEEDLMGLSKRIRDKSCEKLETVSWSKSSAAISDWSTVCEKCSQLREQIRKMSDYMNNLSCKQCEQLQDTIQRITAEHSEELETLKLNQDRDLMDIKGELDNQRLSLTSQYEHEAASLREKARKLEHRLNAMDSEHSAHVNELRAAYQRSMSAELDTDAETRKRYKEEIKQLRALCEKGLLAMENSHRRIISEMEEKHRQELENLRVEKEQALSEETQATLAALDAMRKAHEHEVQKEIAKFKQEFIKQMQAREDIGVLHKEHDLFPAKFYSFREEMEEIKQEILSLSAKYSSKCVESAALEEKVGSLTKQLAQAQQHIMQLDVRNKQLRAHLVLETNDGAINDTIHLLRGRDNETAEPRDDIHRLQQLKHGDAVRDTKSSTPLNCSPPYSPHRVRSSHESSPLARANSSSEEQRLAGERPRSSASTLQKATLSATDKPASAFSYKVERIKSVSLPYSSNLVRQGSSTGVPSHDSKEVSLGQKSQERNGLASPLWDSLRPRSGLPHQYQEREREPC, from the exons CCAGAGACGGTCCCTCAAGCGAGGATCGACATGACCCGCGTCCTGGAGGTGGCCGCTGCCGAGGACATCACCGGACACCCTTACAGCCTGGCGATCACCTCCCCCGAGGGTGTGACGTTCGTGAAGGGCACGTGCCGCGAGGAGACCAGATGGTGGGCTGATGTGCTTCAAGTCTACTCGAGGAACAAG GGTCGACATAAACGGAATGCCACGTTCCCTGGCGGGCAGACGACCATTCTCCAGGTCACGCCAACTATCAGAA GCAATACACCAAATCCTCCAAGGCCCCGGTTCAACAGCTGTCGCTCGGAGCCGCGCGGCAGCGCCTGGATCCCGGAAACCAGTGTGTCGACGGATCTCTGCCCTTCGGTGttctcgtcgtcgccgtcccTGGTGACCAGCAACGTGACGACAACCTCCAGCGCGACGTCGATGAGCAACGGGAGCGCAGAGGCCAGCAACGTGTCCCCTTTGAGGACCAGCACCCCTCTGGAGAACGGTGGCTCCAGTTATTTGCCCCCCGTTCCATCCACGTCCTCGATGAACGGCGGCGTGGTGAGCACCGTGTACTCCATCACGTCGACCACGATGTCCACGACGTCCTCGTTGACGGAGAAGCCACCGGTGGTCCCCAGCGAGGGTAGAAGCAGCTACAGGGACCAGCCGGCCAGCAGCGCGTCACCCCCGACTAGGGACAAGCTGAGGGCCGAGGACAAGGCCAGGCGCAGGATGAATCAGCATGGAGAACGGGCGAGTATTGGCACTGGGACAGCTTGCACCACCGAGAAACTAG ACGACGACGCCTGTCGAAGGATCCTGCTGGAGcacgagagggagagggagggaaagCTTCGAGATATCGCGGCCTCTTTGACCCAGCCTCGCGTTCGAAGGATCAAACCCAGGACCTCCGAGCCAACCAGGGACGTGGTGGACGCTGCGAACGCTGCGTATCAGGACAAGCTC ATCAGAGGAGACCCTGACGGATGCGGCCTGGACATTTCTGGCATCAGATACTCCCCCACCTCGGAGCTGAGGGTCGACTTGCCCGCGGAGGACTTGCTGAACATCAAGAAGGGCTGGTTGATGAAGCAGGGACTCAACAAG GAATGGAACAAGCACTGGTTCGTGCTAAGAGGCTGCGGCCTCATGTACTACAGAGATCCCTGCGCGGAAGATAAGGGTATCATGGACGGCGTCATAGATCTGAATACCGTTACCGCCGTCACGCCCCTTCAAGTCGCCAGGAATTATGGATTCCAGACCGTG GCCTGGGACGAGCGGGGATCCACCGTGTTGTCAGCGGTGACGGCTGGCATTCGGGCCAGCTGGATGTCGGCCATTCGAAGGGCCGCCAATCTGCCCGATCCCGACAGCAACGCGGACTCCTTGACGATCTGCCAGGACGGCCAGCAGGACAACACTCCGCAGTCGCCGACAGC ATCCATCACGGATCGCGAGAGGGACTCCGTGGTTCCATCTACCTCTGTGACCCCGCGATCGGTCCTGTTCTCGTCGGACGAGGAGTACAGAACGGCGTCAGAGGGTGGCAGAAGGGAGTCGGGCGACTGGTCCGAAGTGCCCGTATCGCCGCCTTTGGTGAGAAATGGCGACTGGTCCGGTGCACTGAAGGGCTCCAGCTGGTCGGATTCGGCGAACCACGAGTGGTCGGAGCTACCTCCGTCGCCGCCGCTCACCAGGACCGCTCTATCTCGGGTGAAGGCACGGTCGAGGTCGAGCTCCAGGTCCAGGGTGTACAAGAGGAGTCGCAGCTCTCCTCCCAGCTCGAGGAGGAGCACTCTGGACAGCGTGAGGTCGGAGGATCTCATGATGGCCTGCTGCGAGctcggcgaggacgaggagcaGCCGAATGGTCACATGCAGAGCAACGAGAGCCCGTTGATCGTCGAATTGCTGGAGAACCAGGTGTCCCTGTTGCGGGATCAGCTAGACCAGAACAATCAGTCCCACCCAAGCACGCTACTAGTCATTATCGAGCGTCAGGAGAACGAGATCGAGAGCCTCAAGTCCCAGCTGAACGCGGCGCGGGCGGACGTAGCGAACGTCGAGAAGGAGCTGTCCAGGCTGAGGCAGCAGAAGGTAGAGGCCTCCATCAGGGAGAAGCAGGTCGACGAGCTGCTGAACACGATACAGAGGACGGAGCAGCAAAGGGACAAGGACCTGGAGGACCtggagaagatgaagaagatGTATACCAGGGACAAGGAGATGCTAGAGTGCAAGCTGCTGGAGACCGAGGCCATCCTCAGGGAGACCAGCGAACGGTGCGAGATGCTCACGAAGGAGTTGGCCTCGAGTCATAGAACCGTTGAACACCTGCAGACGGAGATAGCTTCCCTGAGCGACAGGCTGTCGCAAG GAATCGAAGAAAACGAGCGTTTGTACAGCAAGGTTCGAGAGCTGGAAGAAAAGGGTGGATTGTCCTCGTCGAGGGAGCGAGGGAGAAGCTTCGACTCGCTCAGCGATTTGACGAACATCGAGCTCGACCTGGACTTGAATTCTCTCGACAAGGAAAG AATCGTGGAAGAGTACGATGAGCTTCGAAGCCGATTCGAGAAGGCTATTCTGGAGATTCGAGCGATGCGTAAGGAGCTCCGCGAGGCTCACGCGATGCAGGACGCGCTGGAGCTGGAGATGTTCGCGCACAAGCAGGACGCGGCCAGCGTGAGCGAGACGAACCAGGCCCAGGCTCAGTTGATGGCAGCGAGGATTCAGGATCTGACGAATAAACTGGCCGCCAGCGAGAAGCAGGTGAGGACGCTGAAGCAGAAGCTGACGAAAGCTGAGACCAGGGACAAGAGAAGGTCGCTGTCGTTGAAGGGGCGGGAATCCTTCCAGATCTCTCAGGAGATGGAGGACAAACTGCTGGACCTGGAGAATAAGATCTGCGCGATAGAGCGCGGCAAGAGTATCGCCGCGACGGTGTCGACGGGGAGCAGCTCGAAGGAGTCGAGTCCCAATCCAAAGAAGGAGAAAAGGAGGGAGAGCAAGAACTTGGACCGCACCAGGCTACGAAGAAAGTCGCTGGACAGCGCGACAAGCTCCGAACCGATGAAGGTCCTGATCAGATTGAGCACGCTGGAAACTAAGGTGGCGAACGTGACGGAGAACATGGCGAGCGACGCGGAGAAGGACTCGAGCGAGTGCAGCGAGGTGAGCGCCTCCTCCACCAGCGAGGTGTCGCTGGAGATTATCGCGAGGCTGAGGAAACTGGAGAGGGTGGTGTCGAAGTCGAAGAGACGGCTGGAGAAGTGTCTGGGCTCAACGCAGGCGGAGGACAAGGCGGAGAAGTGTTTGCGCGAGGTGAACGACATACTGGACTCCTGTTTAGAGTGTAAGAGGAGCCAGGCAGGCGCCCAAGTGACCGAGTCAGTAGGCGTAGTGGTATCTAGGCTAGAAGCTATACTTAAGGATAAGCTGAGCGAGCTAGCGGCGAGGCGGCAGACGCTCGCGCAGAACGGTCAGCTGGACGACAGGGAGAAGATGAGGCTGATCGCGGAGAGGGTGGCGTTCGAGTTCGTCGTTCTCAGGCAGATCAAGTGCGCGATCGGCCGGACGTTCGAGAGGAGCGCCGTTCTCGGTGAATTGGTCGAAACTAGTCAGCTTGCCTCAAGCTTAACGCGTAAGATTCACGGAACCAAGCCCAAAACGTACCAAAACACCAGTTACATTCAGTATCTTACTAAAGTGTTAGCGAATAAGTTAGTGCTGGTAGGCGGCGTGACCACGACGGACACGTCCAAGGAAGTTGCCGCCGCTCGCGGCGAGACCCTCAGCTTTCTGCTGCAGAAGCAGCGGGAGGTGAACGAGATCGTGAGGAGGTACAAGGAGACGAAACTGAGGCAGCTCGCCGAGGCTCTGGCCGCGGAGACGCTGAGCATGTCCGAGCAGGAGGATCTCGGCAAGCAGCTGAGCAACTCCAGCAAGAAGCTGCTGGAGGATCGTCGAATCCGCGAAGCGTGGGCGTTGGCCCAGGAAACGGTCAGCAAGGAGCTGGTGCAGGCTGAAGTCTCCCACGTGATCATGCGGTGCGGCCAGATGTACGAGCAGAACGTGACGAGCATCACCGACGCCTGCCTCAGTTTCGAGAGCGCGGAAAACGTTACGTTGGAGTCCTGGATTGACTCCGCACAGGCGAGGCTGCGGCAGGAGATGGAGCTCTCGACTCGCGAGCTCTCCGAGGCGTACGAGGAGTGTCTTCGCCTGATGAAGAAGAACAAGACGACGGTGGAGTCCAAGTACGAGTCCAGGCAGCTGTTGACGGACTACGCGGACGTGATCGCTCACAAAGCTTTAATAGACGCCCGGCTCGGCCTTCTTCAGGAGAACACGAGGCAGCTGACCACTATTCCCGGGGAGACTTTCGTATCTAGTCTAATTCGAAACGACGACGTCCTTTCGTGCCTGTTGGGGGAGGACTGTGAGTTTCAAAGCAGCCCGATCCTCGACGCGGAGTACAGTTACCTTTACCAGCAGTTCAGCAAGGAGTGCGAGGAGAGGATAGCCGGGAAGCGGGGCTCCAAGGAGCAGCTGAAGAGCGTGAGTCAGAGTTTATTCTACctggaggaggacttgatgggGCTGAGCAAGCGTATTCGGGATAAATCATGCGAGAAGCTCGAGACCGTCTCCTGGTCGAAGTCGTCGGCGGCCATTAGCGACTGGTCGACCGTCTGCGAGAAGTGCTCTCAACTGCGCGAGCAGATCAGGAAGATGAGCGATTACATGAACAACTTGTCCTGTAAGCAGTGCGAGCAGCTGCAGGACACTATCCAAAGGATAACCGCCGAGCACAGCGAAGAGCTGGAGACGCTGAAACTCAATCAGGATCGGGATCTGATGGACATCAAGGGCGAGCTGGACAATCAGAGGCTGTCGTTGACGTCCCAGTACGAACACGAAGCGGCGAGCCTCCGCGAGAAGGCCAGGAAACTGGAGCACAGATTAAACGCGATGGATTCCGAGCACTCTGCTCACGTGAACGAGCTAAGGGCCGCTTATCAGAGGTCGATGAGCGCGGAATTGGACACGGACGCGGAGACGCGGAAGAGGTACAAGGAGGAGATCAAACAGCTGCGCGCGCTCTGCGAGAAGGGACTGCTCGCGATGGAGAACTCTCACAGACGTATCATCTCCGAGATGGAGGAGAAGCATCGACAAGAACTGGAGAACCTAAGGGTGGAGAAGGAGCAGGCGCTCTCGGAGGAGACTCAGGCCACCCTGGCTGCGTTGGACGCCATGAGGAAGGCGCATGAGCACGAGGTGCAGAAGGAGATAGCTAAATTCAAGCAGGAGTTCATCAAGCAGATGCAGGCGCGCGAGGACATTGGCGTGCTTCACAAGGAACACGA CCTCTTTCCCGCGAAATTCTATTCGTTCAGGGAAGAAATGGAGGAGATAAAGCAGGAGATCCTATCCCTCTCTGCAAAGTATTCCTCCAAGTGCGTGGAGTCCGCTGCCCTGGAGGAGAAAGTAGGCTCCCTCACTAAACAACTTGCTCAAGCGCAACAGCACATCATGCAGCTAGACGTTAGGAACAAACAGCTGAGGGCGCACCTGGTGTTGGAGACCAACGACGGCGCGATCAACGACACGATACACTTGCTGAGGGGCAGGGACAACGAGACAGCCGAGCCCAGAGACGACATCCACAGGCTGCAACAACTGAAG CATGGGGACGCCGTTCGCGACACGAAATCATCTACGCCGCTAAACTGCTCGCCGCCGTATTCGCCGCACCGCGTCCGGAGTAGTCACGAGTCGTCGCCGCTGGCCCGGGCGAATAGTAGCAGCGAGGAGCAGAGATTAGCGGGCGAACGGCCGAGAAGCTCGGCGTCCACGTTGCAAAAGGCCACGCTGTCCGCCACGGACAAGCCGGCCAGCGCGTTCTCGTACAAGGTTGAACGCATTAAATCGGTGTCGTTGCCTTACTCGAGTAACTTGGTTAGGCAGGGGAGTAGTACCGGCGTTCCGTCGCACGATAGCAAAGAGGTGAGCTTAGGGCAAAAGAGTCAAGAGCGTAACGGCCTGGCCTCGCCACTATGGGACAGCTTAAGGCCCAGGAGCGGATTGCCCCATCAGTATCAAG AAAGGGAAAGAGAACCGTGCTGA